One window of Medicago truncatula cultivar Jemalong A17 chromosome 2, MtrunA17r5.0-ANR, whole genome shotgun sequence genomic DNA carries:
- the LOC112419449 gene encoding protein MAIN-LIKE 2-like, with protein sequence MAYLWLENDLRSTEKHIRRWDAEGVPLVTRTRQHIVPSPFIQDYLRQAGFFEVSQIERYKIDRHIVTTLVERWRSETHTFHFRTGECTITLEDVYMLLGLPFGGSIVTAPPTLPWNLCAHLLGITPPAHKTDGFTLSLSWLKDNLVDNNFNEQSPPEMDRCRFKILRESKP encoded by the exons ATGGCATACTTGTGGTTGGAAAATGATCTTAGATCCACGGAAAAACACATCAGAAGATGG gaTGCAGAGGGTGTACCTCTTGTCACTCGTACACGACAACACATAGTACCAAGTCCTTTTATTCAAGATTATCTACGTCAAGCTGGATTTTTTGAGGTTTCTCAAATAGAGCGTTACAAAATTGATAGGCACATTGTAACCACTCTTGTAGAAAGATGGCGGTCCGAAACTCATACTTTTCACTTTCGAACGGGTGAGTGTACTATCACTTTGGAAGACGTCTATATGTTACTCGGCTTACCTTTTGGAGGTTCAATTGTTACGGCTCCTCCAACTCTTCCGTGGAATCTTTGTGCTCATTTGTTGGGAATAACTCCTCCGGCACACAAAACTGATGGTTTTACTCTCTCCTTGTCGTGGTTAAAGGATAATCTGGTCGATAATAACTTCAATGAACAATCTCCTCCAGAG ATGGACAGGTGTAGGTTCAAGATACTACGAGAATCCAAGCCATGA
- the LOC112419039 gene encoding protein CLAVATA 3, which translates to MASKFIFSSVFLLVLFCLLFIKETSAGCNTAYACSYANGESLKMFQNRKMLSGLKVSLEGSSTKIKYGEKTVVGELRKVPTGPDPLHHHNIGNPIKPENP; encoded by the exons ATGGCTTCTAAGTTCATCTTTTCTTCTGTCTTTTTACTTGTTCTTTTCTGCTTGCTTTTTATCAAGGAGACTTCTGCAG GTTGCAATACTGCATATGCATGCTCTTATGCTAATGGCGAAAGTCTCAAAATGTTCCAAAACAGGAAG ATGCTGTCTGGTTTGAAGGTTAGTTTGGAAGGATCTTCAACCAAGATCAAGTATGGTGAAAAGACAGTGGTTGGAGAGTTGAGAAAGGTTCCTACAGGTCCAGATCCACTGCACCATCATAACATTGGCAACCCTATTAAGCCTGAAAACCCTTGA